Sequence from the Segatella copri genome:
GTCTTCGACGACCGTCGTGTGAAAGACCACCGAACCAACTATCAGACATCGGATGTAGATGGCGTGATGGACGGCAAGATAGATGATTTCATCAAGGCATACCTGATGGAGTTCCCTACGAATGATGACGAACAACAATAATAATCTAAAAAATATACGACTATGAGTGGAAATAAAGACTTAAGAAGAGCCAAACATGAGGCTTATCAGAAGAAACAGGCTGCAAAAGGCGAGAAAGTAATCAAGTGGATATTTATAGGATTGATAGTCCTTGGTATTCTTTTTGCCATTTATGCAACAACATTAGTATAAAACAATGAGTGGATTAGAGATAGAAAGAAAATTCCTCGTTAAGAAGGGCGACGCTTATAAAAGCGCCGCCTTTTCTTCTAGTCATATCCAGCAGGGATATATTCCTGCCGAGGGGGCTACGGTGCGGGTTCGCACACGGGATGAGAAGGCTTACCTTACCATTAAGGGCAAGTCGGTAAATGGCGGCATGACCCGCTATGAGTTTGAAAAGGAGATAACGATGGACGAAGCGCAGCATCTCCTGCAACTTTGTCAGGGAGGCGTCATCGATAAGCGTCGCTATCTTGTGAAAAGTGGCAGTCATACCTTCGAGGTGGATGAGTTCTATGGCGATAATAAAGGACTGGTCATGGCAGAGGTGGAGTTGGCAAGCGAGACCGAAGCCTATGAGAAACCTGATTTCATCGGCATGGAGGTAACAGGCGACAAGAGATTCTACAATTCGCATCTCTTGGGCAATCCTTTCTC
This genomic interval carries:
- a CDS encoding CYTH domain-containing protein: MSGLEIERKFLVKKGDAYKSAAFSSSHIQQGYIPAEGATVRVRTRDEKAYLTIKGKSVNGGMTRYEFEKEITMDEAQHLLQLCQGGVIDKRRYLVKSGSHTFEVDEFYGDNKGLVMAEVELASETEAYEKPDFIGMEVTGDKRFYNSHLLGNPFSKWRDTLPAEYR